The following are encoded together in the Conger conger chromosome 11, fConCon1.1, whole genome shotgun sequence genome:
- the taok3a gene encoding serine/threonine-protein kinase TAO3 isoform X2, with product MLARLLNVAIMLGRASGGSYEKLNDCGDPDNPFLQVTRQIHEHEQENELREQMSGYKRMRRQHQKQLIALENKLKAEMDEHRLRLQKEVETQANNAYIELEKLAKKHAIYTEKEMKTTSTDEKKFQQQIMAQQKKELTTFLDTQKKQYKLCKEKIKEEMNEDPTTPKKEKQERLSKHKENMQHSQAEEEAQLLGQQRIYYDRNCRGFKRKIMVKRHEFEQEQLREELNKKKTQKEMEHAMLIRHDESTQELEQRQLKTLQKLRMDLIRLQHQTELENQIEYNNRRERELHRKHVMELRQQPKNLKAMEMQIKKQFQDTCKVQTKQYKALRNHQLEVSPKSEHKTILKALKEEQTRKLAILAEQYEQSINEMMASQALRLDEAQEAECQALRHQLQQEMELLNAYQSKIKMQTESQHERELQKLEQKVSLRRAHLEQKIEEELASLQKERTERIKHLLERQEREVDTFDTESVRLGFGNLGALDYPKEDYR from the exons ATGCTCGCTCGTCTGCTTAACGTTGCCATCATGCTTGGCCGAGCCTCCGGCGGGAGTTACGAGAAACTGAACGACTGCGGTGACCCGGACAATCCCTTCTTGCAG GTTACGAGGCAAATCCACGAGCATGAACAGGAAAACGAGCTTCGGGAACAGATGTCGGGCTACAAGCGGATGCGGCGGCAGCACCAGAAGCAGCTGATCGCCCTGGAGAACAAGCTGAAGGCCGAGATGGACGAGCACAGGCTCCGGCTGCAGAAAGAGGTGGAGACGCAGGCCAACAACGCCTACATCGAACTGGAGAAACTCGCCAAGAAGCACGCCATCTACACGGAGAAAGAG ATGAAGACTACGTCAACAGATGAGAAGAAGTTCCAGCAGCAGATCATGGCCCAGCAGAAGAAGGAACTGACCACCTTCTTGGATACCCAGAAGAAACAGTACAAACTCTGCAAGGAAAAGATAAAAGAG GAGATGAACGAGGACCCCACCACACCCAAGAAGGAGAAGCAGGAGCGGCTCTCCAAACACAAGGAGAACATGCAGCACTCCcaggcggaggaggaggcccAGCTCCTCGGCCAGCAGAGGATCTACTATGACAGGAACTGCCGAGGCTTCAAGCGCAAGATCATGGTCAAGAGGCACGAGTTTGAACAGGAACAACTGCGAGAG GAGCTGAACAAGAAGAAGACGCAGAAGGAGATGGAGCACGCCATGCTGATCCGCCACGACGAGTCCACCCAGGAGCTGGAGCAGCGGCAGCTGAAGACCCTGCAGAAGCTGCGCATGGACCTGATCCGGCTGCAGCACCAGACCGAGCTGGAGAACCAGATCGAGTACAACAACCGGCGGGAGCGGGAGCTGCACAGGAAGCACGTCATGGAGCTCCGGCAGCAGCCCAAGAACCTGAAG GCCATGGAGATGCAGATTAAGAAGCAGTTCCAGGACACCTGCAAGGTGCAGACAAAGCAGTACAAAGCGCTGAGGAACCACCAGCTGGAGGTGTCTCCCAAGAGCGAGCACAAGACCATCCTGAAGGCTCTGAAGGAGGAGCAGACCCGCAAGCTGGCCATCCTGGCTGAGCAGTATGAGCAGAGCATCAACGAGATGATGGCCTCACAggcg CTGAGGCTGGACGAGGCCCAGGAAGCCGAGTGccaggctctcaggcaccagCTCCAGCAGGAGATGGAGCTGCTGAACGCGTACCAGAGCAAGATCAAGATGCAGACGGAGTCTCAGCACGAGCGCGAGCTGCAGAAGCTGGAGCAGAAGGTGTCCCTGCGCCGGGCCCATCTCGAACAAAAG ATTGAAGAGGAGCTGGCTTCACTTCAAAAAGAACGCACTGAGAGGATCAAGCATCTGCTGGAGcgacaggagagagaggtcgACACTTTCGACACGGAGAGCGTTCGGCTGGGTTTCGGAAACCTGGGTGCTTTAGACTACCCCAAGGAGGACTATAGATGA
- the taok3a gene encoding serine/threonine-protein kinase TAO3 isoform X1 codes for MPSSMRKGAVKDPELADLFFKDDPEEVFCDLHEIGHGSFGAVYFARNSYSNEVVAIKKMSYNGKQTTEKWQDIIKEVKFLEQLRHPNTIEYKGCYLKDNTAWLVMEYCLGSASDLLEVHKKPLQEVEIAAITHGALQGLAYLHSHNMIHRDVKAGNILLTEPGQVKLADFGSASIASPANSFVGTPYWMAPEVILAMDEGQYEGKVDIWSLGITCIELAERKPPLFNMNAMSALYHIAQNDSPTLQTNEWSDPFRSFVDYCLLKIPQDRPSSAELLRHEFVRRERPTRVLIELIQRTKDAVRELDNLQYRKMKKILYQEKHNGPMGESQEEEEDSEPASCKMNSLGSNQSIPSTSVSTGSQSSSVNSMQEVLDESSSDMTMMHQYDSTLESSAVPKKDHAFIRDEAAHRDPRPEPRPASSDKSQAHNYKNRERFATIKSASLVTRQIHEHEQENELREQMSGYKRMRRQHQKQLIALENKLKAEMDEHRLRLQKEVETQANNAYIELEKLAKKHAIYTEKEMKTTSTDEKKFQQQIMAQQKKELTTFLDTQKKQYKLCKEKIKEEMNEDPTTPKKEKQERLSKHKENMQHSQAEEEAQLLGQQRIYYDRNCRGFKRKIMVKRHEFEQEQLREELNKKKTQKEMEHAMLIRHDESTQELEQRQLKTLQKLRMDLIRLQHQTELENQIEYNNRRERELHRKHVMELRQQPKNLKAMEMQIKKQFQDTCKVQTKQYKALRNHQLEVSPKSEHKTILKALKEEQTRKLAILAEQYEQSINEMMASQALRLDEAQEAECQALRHQLQQEMELLNAYQSKIKMQTESQHERELQKLEQKVSLRRAHLEQKIEEELASLQKERTERIKHLLERQEREVDTFDTESVRLGFGNLGALDYPKEDYR; via the exons ATGCCATCGTCCATGCGAAAAGGAGCAGTGAAGGACCCCGAGCTCGCCGACCTCTTCTTCAAAGATGACCCCGAGGAGGTCTTCTGCGACCTGCATGAGATCGGCCATGGGAGCTTCGGCGCAGTGTACTTC GCCCGGAACTCCTACTCTAATGAGGTGGTGGCCATCAAGAAGATGTCCTACAACGGCAAGCAGACTACGGAG AAATGGCAGGACATCATCAAGGAGGTCAAATTTTTGGAACAGCTGCGACACCCCAACACCATCGAATACAAAGGCTGCTACTTGAAAGACAACACTGCCTGG tTGGTGATGGAGTATTGCCTGGGCTCTGCTTCTGATTTATTAGAGG TACACAAGAAACCCCTCCAAGAGGTTGAAATTGCTGCCATTACCCATGGTGCCTTGCAAGGACTTGCTTACCTGCATTCCCATAACATGATTCACAG AGATGTGAAAGCTGGAAATATCCTCCTGACCGAGCCGGGTCAGGTCAAACTGGCCGACTTCGGATCCGCCTCCATAGCCTCTCCTGCCAACTCCTTCGTGGGTACACCTTATTG GATGGCCCCGGAGGTGATTCTCGCTATGGATGAGGGCCAGTACGAGGGGAAAGTAGATATCTGGTCGCTTGGGATCACCTGTATTGAGCTTG CGGAGCGCAAGCCCCCCCTGTTCAACATGAACGCAATGAGTGCCTTATACCACATCGCCCAGAACGACTCCCCCACCCTCCAGACCAACGAGTG GTCGGACCCGTTCCGGAGCTTCGTTGACTACTGCCTGCTGAAGATTCCCCAGGACAGACCCTCCTCAGCTGAGCTCCTGAGG CATGAGTTTGTCCGGAGAGAGCGCCCCACCAGGGTCCTCATCGAGCTCATCCAGAGGACCAAGGATGCAGTGCGAGAGCTGGACAACCTGCAGTACCGCAAGATGAAGAAGATCCTGTACCAGGAGAAGCACAACGGACCAATGGGAGAGtcccaggaggaggaggag GACAGCGAGCCCGCCAGCTGTAAGATGAACAGCCTGGGCAGTAACCAGTCCATCCCCAGCACGTCCGTGAGCACGGGCAGCCAGAGCAGCAGTGTCAACAGCATGCAGGAGGTGCTGGACGAGAGCAGCTCCGACATGACCATGATGCACCAGTACGACAGCACGCTCGAGTCCTCCGCCGTGCCCAAAAAG gaTCATGCCTTCATAAGGGATGAGGCGGCTCACCGGGACCCCAGGCCCGAGCCGCGGCCTGCTTCCTCCGACAAGAGCCAGGCGCACAACTACAAGAACCGAGAGCGATTCGCCACCATCAAATCAGCGTCTTTG GTTACGAGGCAAATCCACGAGCATGAACAGGAAAACGAGCTTCGGGAACAGATGTCGGGCTACAAGCGGATGCGGCGGCAGCACCAGAAGCAGCTGATCGCCCTGGAGAACAAGCTGAAGGCCGAGATGGACGAGCACAGGCTCCGGCTGCAGAAAGAGGTGGAGACGCAGGCCAACAACGCCTACATCGAACTGGAGAAACTCGCCAAGAAGCACGCCATCTACACGGAGAAAGAG ATGAAGACTACGTCAACAGATGAGAAGAAGTTCCAGCAGCAGATCATGGCCCAGCAGAAGAAGGAACTGACCACCTTCTTGGATACCCAGAAGAAACAGTACAAACTCTGCAAGGAAAAGATAAAAGAG GAGATGAACGAGGACCCCACCACACCCAAGAAGGAGAAGCAGGAGCGGCTCTCCAAACACAAGGAGAACATGCAGCACTCCcaggcggaggaggaggcccAGCTCCTCGGCCAGCAGAGGATCTACTATGACAGGAACTGCCGAGGCTTCAAGCGCAAGATCATGGTCAAGAGGCACGAGTTTGAACAGGAACAACTGCGAGAG GAGCTGAACAAGAAGAAGACGCAGAAGGAGATGGAGCACGCCATGCTGATCCGCCACGACGAGTCCACCCAGGAGCTGGAGCAGCGGCAGCTGAAGACCCTGCAGAAGCTGCGCATGGACCTGATCCGGCTGCAGCACCAGACCGAGCTGGAGAACCAGATCGAGTACAACAACCGGCGGGAGCGGGAGCTGCACAGGAAGCACGTCATGGAGCTCCGGCAGCAGCCCAAGAACCTGAAG GCCATGGAGATGCAGATTAAGAAGCAGTTCCAGGACACCTGCAAGGTGCAGACAAAGCAGTACAAAGCGCTGAGGAACCACCAGCTGGAGGTGTCTCCCAAGAGCGAGCACAAGACCATCCTGAAGGCTCTGAAGGAGGAGCAGACCCGCAAGCTGGCCATCCTGGCTGAGCAGTATGAGCAGAGCATCAACGAGATGATGGCCTCACAggcg CTGAGGCTGGACGAGGCCCAGGAAGCCGAGTGccaggctctcaggcaccagCTCCAGCAGGAGATGGAGCTGCTGAACGCGTACCAGAGCAAGATCAAGATGCAGACGGAGTCTCAGCACGAGCGCGAGCTGCAGAAGCTGGAGCAGAAGGTGTCCCTGCGCCGGGCCCATCTCGAACAAAAG ATTGAAGAGGAGCTGGCTTCACTTCAAAAAGAACGCACTGAGAGGATCAAGCATCTGCTGGAGcgacaggagagagaggtcgACACTTTCGACACGGAGAGCGTTCGGCTGGGTTTCGGAAACCTGGGTGCTTTAGACTACCCCAAGGAGGACTATAGATGA